Genomic DNA from Halobaculum sp. MBLA0147:
AGCGCAGCGTCGGTCGACCCCCAGTCGCCGCGCCGGTCAGCCCCAGTCGCCGAGCCCGGTCTGTTCCTGGCCGCTCTCGATCTCGTCCCAGGTGAGGCCCAGCGCCTCGGTGATCCGCTCGATGGGGCCCTTCAGCGTCTTCTCGAGCATCTTGTCGTAGTCGACGTCGAACTCCTCGGGGATCTCGTCGGCGAACTCGTAGCAGATCACGTCCGGGTCGCGTTTGAACTCCGTGTACAGCGCGTCGTCGCGGCTCGCGCCGTTGGGTTCCAGTCCGAGCTCCGACTCGACGCGGTCGTAGAAGTCCGGGTGGACACCGTCGAGGTAGAGCCGCTTGGGCTTGGACCCGGACTGGAAGTTCGTCCCCAACAGCAGGTTGGCGTACTTCGCCCCGCGGACCTGTGCGGTGTCCGTGTCGTAGTTGTCCAGTTTCTTCCCGATCCCACCCGGGATCCCGATCTCTTCTAAGTCCACGTCGCCGGCCTTGAACGACTGGATCTCCTCGTGGAGGTACTCCTCGACGTCGTCGAGGTCCTCGCCGGTGACGATCATCTCGATGACGCGTTTCTGCACGCGCTTGGTGATCGGCGCGATGTCGGATCGGGTGTACTCGAACCCCGTGATGTCGATGCTGTCGACGTGTTTCCCCTCCTTCCAGACGATGTGGCCGGCGTAGCGCTTCTTCTTGCCTGCCTGGAAGAACCGCCGGTAGAGTTTCTCGAACTCGATCTCGAAGCGGTGTTCTTCGGCGTCGAGTTCCTCCGCCGCGAAGTCGTCGTACCGGTCGTTGATGTACGTCTCGATGTCCTCGCTGGCCTCGATGGCCGCCTGCGTCGTCGCCAGCTCCGTCTCGCTCATCTCCGGGTGCGCCTCCCGCACCTCGTCGGGGACCGTCGTCTCGCTAGTTTCCACGTCCGACAGCGACAACATTACGCTGTCGGTGTCTCCGTACGTAACGTCGTAGCCGATCTCTGCGGCGGCTTCCTCGGTGAACTCGATCACGCGGCGTCCCATCGCGGTGATCGCCCCGGCGTTGTCCTTGTCGTACAGGCGGAACTGTTCCCACCCCGACACGCCGTACAGCGAGTTCATGATCACCTTGATCGACGCCTGCTGGCGGTCGTACTTGCCGTACTCTTCGGTGCCGGGTTCGTGTTCGTCGCGGAGTGCCTTCTTCTCCTCACGTTTGGTGAGCAGCGCGTCGACCATCTCGCGCATCATCCCGTCCGGCTCCTTCCGGAAGCGGGTGCCGTTGGGAGCGCGGTACGTCTCCCCGTCGAACGACTCGGGGTCGTCGACGATGGTCTCCGGAGAGGCGTTGATCGTCACCATACACATCGGGTACAGCGACTTCAGGTCCAGCACCGAGACGTTCTCGGCGACTCCGGAGATGGGTTCGAACACCGCGCCGCCCTCGAACTCCTCGCCGGCCTGTTGCCCCTTCGTCGGGAGCACGAACTCCCCGTACGCCTGGTGGAGGACGTACATGTCCACCACGTCGCCGGGCGTCGGCGCGTCCTCCAGTTGGCAGCCGACGAACTTTCGCGTCTCGTCCCACAGGTCGATCAGGTTCTGCTGGCGGTCGATCTCGACACACAGCTCCACGTCCCGGAGGTTGTACTCCAACAGTCGCCGCGGGTCCTCCTCCCAGAGGTCGCCGATGTCGCCGGTGTACCGCTCCTTCCCGACGCCCAACTCCAACTCCCCGACTGCGTCCAGTCGGTAGGAGTCCAACTCCGAGAACTGGTTGCGCTGGTAGGCGTACAGCAGGTCGAAGACGACCCGACCCTTCACGTCCGGCCCACCCCAGCCGGAGCGCCACGTCTCGTCGACGCGAGAGGCGCGGTCCGGCGAGAGGTCGTACTCGCTGCGCGGGTCGAGTTCCTCCATCCGGTCGAAGAGGTACGGTGCGTCGAAATCTTCGAAATTCCAGCCCGTGGTGAGATCTGGATCAGTATCGTTCAGATACGAAAGGAAAGCGTCCAGCATCGCCTCCTCCGTGTCGAACCGTTCGAGTCGGACGGACGGGTCCTGTGTGGTGTCGTCCGAGACGAACTCGTACTCCTCGAAGGCGGCCTCCAACTCGGCGTCGGGGACGGCCGCACCGGGGCCCTCGGGCGCGTCGTACAGCCACAGGACGTACTCGTCGCGGTAGGAGTCGTGACTCGTGAGACAGACGATGGGCTCCTCGCCGTTCTCGGGGAACCCGTTGCGGTCGTCCACCTCGATGTCGAAGGTGTTGATCCGGAGGTCCGCGTCCACGTCGGCAGCTTCCAAGTGTTCGGCGGTGACCTGCAGCGGACTGTCGGGGTCGTCCTCGTCGATCCGCCGCCGCTCGACGCGGAGGCCGGCGGTCACGTCGTGGTCGACGAGGAAGCGGTTCGGGAAGAGGATGTCCGCCTCGTAGGTGGTCTCGAAGTCGTCGCGGATCTGGCCCACGTCCCGCGGCGTGCGGGTGGTCACCTTCGTAACCGGCTCGCCGCGGATGCTCTCGAACCGCTCGGCGTCCGGGTCGCCGCCGGGGTGCTCGCGGGTGTCCAGCACCACGTCGTACTCCGAGACCAGGTCGCGGTCGGCCACGTCGGCCGTCGGGACGTAGAAGTACGGCTCGACGCCGACGACGCGGACGTGTTCCAACTCGTCGTCGGGCGTACGGCCGAAGACGTGGACGACCGGGTACTGGTCGCTGCCACGGCCCTCGACGGTGTAGTCGACCGCGGTCACCATCAGCTCGACCGGGGTCTCGTCGGTCCGGTCGGGGACGCGCACGTCGCCGGCGTCGACGACTTCGCTGACGTGTGTCGACGCCTCGCCCGCGACCACGGCCGCCTCCGCGTCCGGCCGGTCCCCGTCGTCGGCCGTCGGGAGGTCGTCGAACGTCTGCTGATCCATACACGCCGTTGGGTCGTCCCCGGCGAAAAACCTCTCCCTCCCGGGTCGCCCGGCGCCGTCGACACGCGGCGGACTGTCGGTCGACGACGGTCGGACGGCAGGTGCGGCCGTGACGGCAAGACATATACACTGTGAACGGTTACCAAACTCCGGAGATATGACACCACCCACCGACTCCTCGTGGGACGCCGCAGGTGACGCCGCGGAACCGGAGACGGCCGAGGCCGTCGAGATGTACGAGGACGACGGACGGGTCGTGCTCTTCGACTCGGAGAACCCGCTCGCGTGGCTCGAGGCCTCGCGGACGGTGACGGTGACAGACCTGGTGTGACCGGCGGCTCGCCGCCGTGACACCGCGCAGTTTTACCGACCCGACCGTCTACGCCCGCTCGTGAGCGACGGGGACGGCGGCCGGACGGCGCGCGACGGAGACAGCGACGACGCCGACCGTGGCGTGGACGGCGACGACCGAGACGGCGACGCCGGCCAGGGCGTGGACGCCGACGACGGAGAGGGCGTGGACGCCGACGACGGAGACGGCGACGACGCCCCCGTGGGCGTGGACGCCCCCGGCCGAGGCGCAGACTACGCCCCCGACCGGGACGCCACGGACCGAGACGACGCGGCCGTCGACGGCGGCGGCTCGCTGGGCGAGAAGTACCCGGAACCAGAGGAGTACGACCCGAGCGAACAGTTCGGCGACCCGGAGCGGGACCTCCCGTCCGTGCCGGAGGTGGAGATCCCCACGGTCCGCAACCCGGCCGACGACCTGCCGGACCCCTCGGAGGTGGACGACGAGATCAAGAACGCCTTCTGGACGGCCGTGTTGTGGACCAACGTCGCCGGTGCGGGGTTGATCCTCGGGCCACTGTACGCGCTGTTGCAGGGCGGGACGACACTCGGTGCGATCGCGACAGTCGTCGGCGCACTCGCCGCCTTCCGCGTCTACCAGACCGTCCGCGCGTTCCACCAGCGCGAGGGTGCCGACGACGAGTCGTGACGACGCCGCCACGACACGTCCGCCGAACGGCCGGTTCCGCGTGTTTATTCCGCCGGCAACGCTACCCGCTCGTATGGACGACACGGGGAGTCGACTCGGTGCGGGCGTCGGTCGCGACGACGACGAAGAGACGGGATCGGACGGCGTGACGCTCGCGGAGTCGTACACGGAGATGACGGAGTTGTTGCTCCCGAACGACACCAACAACCTCGGGCGGGCGCTCGGGGGTGCGGTGCTCCACTGGATGGACATCTGTGGTGCCATCGCCTCGATGCGGTTCTCCTCGAAACAGTGTGTCACCGCCTCGATGGACCACGTGGACTTCATCAGCCCCATCGATCTCGGCGAGGTCGCGGTCGTCGAGGGGTACGTGTTCAACACCGGGCGGACGAGCATCGACGTGAAGGTGGACGTGCGCGCCGAGAATCCACAGACCGGCGAGGTGCGGGAGACGACGAGTTCCTTCTTCACCTTCGTCGCGCTGGACGGCAGCGGCCGGCCCACGAGTGTCCCCGACCTGCGGTGTCCGACCCCCGAGGAGGAGGCGCTGCGCGAGGAGGCCGTCGAGGAGCGAACCGAACAGCTCCGCGACGTGTCCGACCGACTGGAGTGAGCGGGCGAGCGGGTCTGGTACTCGTTCAGACCGCGGACCGCGAGTGGCGAGTCACCACCCCGAACGCGGCTCGGTCACCACACCGAACGCGGGGCGATCACCACACCGAACGCGGCTCGGTCACCACCCCGAACGCGGGCCGGAGACCGACCCGCGTGGGCGCGGCCGAGCGCCGAGTTCCACGTCGACGGTCACCCGCCGGTCGTCGCGGACGACGGTGACCGGCACCGTGTCGCCGGGGCTCGTCTCTAAGGCGAGGAAGTTCGAGAGGTCCGCCTGCGTCTCGACGGTCGCGTCGCCGATGCCGACGATCACGTCCCCGCCGGTCACCACCTCGACGCCCCGACGCGTCTCGCTGCCCGTCGTGCCCCGCAGCGCCCCGTCGGAGGGGCCGCTGGAGACGACGCTGACGACGATCAACCCCGCCACGTCGTCGAGGTCGTACACCTCGGCGGCGGTCGGCGTCACCTGTCTGATGCCGACCCCGAGGTACGAGTGCCGGAACTCCCCGTCCGCGATCAGTCGGGGGACGACGCGCCGCGACAGCGCCGCCGAGATGCCGAACCCGATGTTCTCGCCGCCGCCGGAGTTGACGACCGCGACGACCTCGCCGGTGGCGTCGACCAGCGGCCCGCCGCTGTTGCCGGGGTTGAGCGCGGCGTCCGTCTGGACCGCGTCCGGGATCGAGAACTCGTTGGGCGCGGGGAGCAGTCGGTCGACGCCGCTGACGATCCCGGCCGAGGCGGAGCCGCTCAGGTCGAACGGCGTCCCGATGGCGAGCACGTCCGTTCCGACGGGAACCTCCGGAGACGCCGGTGCGAACGAGAGCGGGTCGGCGGAGTCCGGGCGGTTCCGCGGCCGCAACACTGCCAGATCGGAGTACACGTCCGTGCCGACGAGCGTCGCCTCGCGCCACTCGTTGCCCTGGAACCGAATCCGGAAGCGGTTGCCCGGCGCGACGACGTGCTGGTTGGTGACGACGTGTGGCCCGCCGGGCCCGAGGCCGGTGACGAAGCCGGAGCCGCTGGCCGCGCGTCCGTCCCGGTCGTACACCAACACGCCGACGACGGACGGGATCGTCTCGCGGTACAGTTCCACCGCCGCGTCGCCGAGACCCGGCGGGACGGCGGCGTTCCGGTCGTCGCCCGTCGTCTCCCCGCCCGTCTCCGCCGTCGCCGGCTCTCCGTCCTCGCCGTCGGTGGGTGTGTCGATCAACCCGTCGCGGCGGGCCGCGGTGGCACAGCCGGTCGTCGCCGCCGAGAGTCCGGCTCCGAGGCTCGCGAGGAACGCGCGTCTCCGTGGCATACCAGCCACTGGGCCGGCGCGTACGTGAATCCGGCGGCGTCGTAGTCCCACCGGCAACGTCGTTGATATATCTCCCCCACAGACGACACTAGTCGTGTTCGACTTCTTCACGACCGAGACGTAGTGACGACTGGAGACAGGAGGTGACGAGACGCACGCCCGCTCCCAGTCGGCGGCTCGCGAGCAGAGACACCCAGCGACGCGTCAGTGTTAAGCCCTCC
This window encodes:
- a CDS encoding DNA-directed DNA polymerase → MDQQTFDDLPTADDGDRPDAEAAVVAGEASTHVSEVVDAGDVRVPDRTDETPVELMVTAVDYTVEGRGSDQYPVVHVFGRTPDDELEHVRVVGVEPYFYVPTADVADRDLVSEYDVVLDTREHPGGDPDAERFESIRGEPVTKVTTRTPRDVGQIRDDFETTYEADILFPNRFLVDHDVTAGLRVERRRIDEDDPDSPLQVTAEHLEAADVDADLRINTFDIEVDDRNGFPENGEEPIVCLTSHDSYRDEYVLWLYDAPEGPGAAVPDAELEAAFEEYEFVSDDTTQDPSVRLERFDTEEAMLDAFLSYLNDTDPDLTTGWNFEDFDAPYLFDRMEELDPRSEYDLSPDRASRVDETWRSGWGGPDVKGRVVFDLLYAYQRNQFSELDSYRLDAVGELELGVGKERYTGDIGDLWEEDPRRLLEYNLRDVELCVEIDRQQNLIDLWDETRKFVGCQLEDAPTPGDVVDMYVLHQAYGEFVLPTKGQQAGEEFEGGAVFEPISGVAENVSVLDLKSLYPMCMVTINASPETIVDDPESFDGETYRAPNGTRFRKEPDGMMREMVDALLTKREEKKALRDEHEPGTEEYGKYDRQQASIKVIMNSLYGVSGWEQFRLYDKDNAGAITAMGRRVIEFTEEAAAEIGYDVTYGDTDSVMLSLSDVETSETTVPDEVREAHPEMSETELATTQAAIEASEDIETYINDRYDDFAAEELDAEEHRFEIEFEKLYRRFFQAGKKKRYAGHIVWKEGKHVDSIDITGFEYTRSDIAPITKRVQKRVIEMIVTGEDLDDVEEYLHEEIQSFKAGDVDLEEIGIPGGIGKKLDNYDTDTAQVRGAKYANLLLGTNFQSGSKPKRLYLDGVHPDFYDRVESELGLEPNGASRDDALYTEFKRDPDVICYEFADEIPEEFDVDYDKMLEKTLKGPIERITEALGLTWDEIESGQEQTGLGDWG
- a CDS encoding S1C family serine protease, encoding MPRRRAFLASLGAGLSAATTGCATAARRDGLIDTPTDGEDGEPATAETGGETTGDDRNAAVPPGLGDAAVELYRETIPSVVGVLVYDRDGRAASGSGFVTGLGPGGPHVVTNQHVVAPGNRFRIRFQGNEWREATLVGTDVYSDLAVLRPRNRPDSADPLSFAPASPEVPVGTDVLAIGTPFDLSGSASAGIVSGVDRLLPAPNEFSIPDAVQTDAALNPGNSGGPLVDATGEVVAVVNSGGGENIGFGISAALSRRVVPRLIADGEFRHSYLGVGIRQVTPTAAEVYDLDDVAGLIVVSVVSSGPSDGALRGTTGSETRRGVEVVTGGDVIVGIGDATVETQADLSNFLALETSPGDTVPVTVVRDDRRVTVDVELGARPRPRGSVSGPRSGW
- a CDS encoding acyl-CoA thioesterase → MTELLLPNDTNNLGRALGGAVLHWMDICGAIASMRFSSKQCVTASMDHVDFISPIDLGEVAVVEGYVFNTGRTSIDVKVDVRAENPQTGEVRETTSSFFTFVALDGSGRPTSVPDLRCPTPEEEALREEAVEERTEQLRDVSDRLE